The genomic window GTACGCGGCGGACCCGGCGCGGTGCGCCGGGTCCGTGGCGGGCCGGGGACGGTCAGAACTGGTGCGCTTCCGTGCTGCCGGTGAGGGCGAGGGTCGAGGCCAGGCCGGAGCTGAGGGTCTCGGAGACCGCATCGAAGTATCCCGTGCCCACCTCCCGCTGGTGGCGGGTGGCGGTGTAGCCCCGGGGTTCGGACGCGAATTCCGCGGTCTGGAGCCGGGCGTAGGCGGTCATGCCCTCGTCCCGGTAGGCGTCGGCCAGCTCGAACATCGTGTGGTTGAGGGCGTGGAAGCCCGCCAGGGTGATGAACTGGAAGCGGTAGCCCAACCTGCCCAGCTCCTGCTGGAAGTCCGATATCTGGGCGTCCGTGAGGTTCTTCTTCCAGTTGAAGGACGGGGAGCAGTTGTAGGCCAGGACCTTGCCGGGATGGGCGGCGTGGATGGCCTTGGCGAAGGCCTCGGCCTGGGCGAGGTCGGGCCTGGAGGTCTCCATCCAGAGCATGTCGGCGTAGGGGGCGTAGGCCAGGCCCCGGGCGATGGCGCACTCCAGGCCGCCCTTGAGGCGGAAGAAGCCCTCGGGGGTGCGTTCGCCGGTGAGGAAGGGGCGGTCCCGCTCGTCGATGTCGGTGGTGATGAGCATCGCGGAGTCCGCGTCGGTGCGCGCCACGAGGACCGTGGGCACGTCCAGGACGTCCGCGGCGAGCCGGGCCGCGA from Geothrix sp. 21YS21S-2 includes these protein-coding regions:
- the aceA gene encoding isocitrate lyase, producing MITPFESRWTGILRPYEPSQVERLRGTVKVAHTLAHRGATRFWELMKLEPFVPALGALSGGQAVQMAKAGLKAIYCSGWQVAADANLSGQTYPDQSLYPANSVPALVKRINGALQRADQIEHAEGGTTRDWMLPIVADAEAGFGGPLNAFELMKSMIEAGAAAVHFEDQLSSEKKCGHLGGKVLLPTGQFIRTLVAARLAADVLDVPTVLVARTDADSAMLITTDIDERDRPFLTGERTPEGFFRLKGGLECAIARGLAYAPYADMLWMETSRPDLAQAEAFAKAIHAAHPGKVLAYNCSPSFNWKKNLTDAQISDFQQELGRLGYRFQFITLAGFHALNHTMFELADAYRDEGMTAYARLQTAEFASEPRGYTATRHQREVGTGYFDAVSETLSSGLASTLALTGSTEAHQF